The following DNA comes from Epinephelus lanceolatus isolate andai-2023 chromosome 1, ASM4190304v1, whole genome shotgun sequence.
TTCCTGTCAAGATAAAATATAGAAAGCACATCATTTGTCAGTGTTGGTACTCTAAATtagtatcattattattttttgcaccataattttttttttaaatgtgaggcGAAGTTCTAGAGAAACCGTGACGCTTCATACCTCATCTCCACAACCTCGGCTCTGCTCTCTTCATACTTTCTCTTCCACTCATTGACCTCGATCTCTTTAGTGATGATCTGATTGGAAGgcagggcattaacagaaaaatgTTCAGATCCAAGACATTAATCATTAGCAGGTTCACTTTATAAAAAGGAGCACtgtgtttctgagtgtgtggCAGTGACGTACCTCTTCTCTGATCAGAGTGAGCACTGCAGCCTTGTCCATCTCACTCAGAGGTATGTTGTCCTGGGACAGGgctgctgtgtctgtgacctCACTGCTGGTCATCTTTGTTGTTGGGGTCATGGATATCTCGCTCTGTGGAACATGAGGAAAACATACTGTCTATCTGACAAGAACAGGGTGAGGGTTGTGGAGCACCTTCACTTACTTTCAAGGTGGCGGGAGAAGCGAGATAAATACATCGCAACACGTTGGTCTTGTAATTAAGTTGTTCTAAATACTACAAATATCGCTGGAGTTTCGACGACTGTCGAACATTTTCCAAGAAGATCCCATATGGCATGTCAGATCACATGATGTCTTTTCAAGGTGTGCTCTGGGAAAACTATTCACATGTGTGTTGATTTaattaagcaaacatttgtattCCTCAAGGTGCAAGTTTGGTTATCTTAAACAAATACTGTGTGATTAAAAACAATCTAAGTACTGTAGCAAAAATAGATACTATGGCATAAGAAATCTACAAATTCCCAGTATGAAATTAATAAAGTAGGACTCTAATTATGGCTCTTCCCAATTGAGATAAAGAGCAGTTGGTGCAAAACAAGCCAGTCATGTTTAAATATTCATACTGCACACTCCCTGTGGTTCTATAGTCTACTTACAATATCTTCTTTCAGACTGCAGGTATCCTTCTCCTCCAGGTGATCTGCAATCTTAGTCTCAGGACCTTTGaggagaaagaaacaaaatgattcAATGACAAATGTTGATTGCAGTAATTCCCTAATTATAtctaagtttaaaaaaataatccacacagtAGCCTTCCTGCGTTCAATGTCTCATTTACCTCAAGTTAAGCTTTAAGAATGTTTAAGAATTGCTTCTGTGATGAAATCATGGTGCGATACTTGCACCACTGACACAGACTTGTTTTAATGCACCACTGTGGGAAGCATTTGTTCCCTAGTGTAGCATTTTCAACTTTCTTATATCCAGGACAGGGTTTTGCTGAGCATGCATGctccatttttttccttcatacAGCCTGACACATTCTCAGAGCTCTGCAGAGTCCAGTACTCCAACAGTAGTTGGAAAATTACATAACTGACCCGCTCTCTTTGTTCATGTTTTCCAATTCACCCTGGTGTTGGAACTGGCACCTTTCTGCTAGGCAAACCTCCTGTTTTAACACCATGCCTGATGCATACACTTTTTATATGCCTTATAAAATACTATTAATGATTACTATTAATCTAAATACATCACAAGTAAATTTCCAAGTTCCCAGCTTTCAGTTGATGTATACCACTTTCATCATATGGAAGCATATGAGTAGCATGACTGAGTAATTACCTTACAACTGTCTCTATCTGTGGAGCCAAAATGTCTTACTAtatgttattgtttgttttaacttCAAACACTGCTTTAAATTCTTCACACAGCAGAGGATCCAAACATACCTTCCATGACAGATACGTCATTGACTGGCTGTTTCTTCACAGGTGCTTTGATGCATTCAGGCTCTCCTTTGTCCTCCTGGCTGTCTGTTGTCTGGCCCATGATGCCGGTGGAGGCGAGCTTCTCCTCATCAGTGGCGTGATGAACTCGCTGAGTGATCTCTGGGGTCTGAGCCACCACCTCGTCCTCCTCCTGGAGACAAGGGAGGAAGACAGAATCCACATTGTACTGACATTTCATTTCATACTTAAATATCAAATATGAAGTAGAATTAATCAGAAATATAATATAGAACTCCTTACAGTAAGAAAACAATCATTTAGCTGTTTtagtaaaaacttttttttttacataggaAAGTGTATATGTACCATGTGGACTGCTAAAAGAAATGTttgctccctgtgtgtgtgtttcaatcaaaaatgttttgcagcGGTCTGGGGTAACTTGGCTGGAAAAAAATTCAAAGGGGGAatattactaaaaaaaaagtctgagaaACACTGACTCATCACAGTCACAAAAATCCAATTCCGTTTCATGGGCTTTGACAAACTTTAGTACAATAAGTTATCGCAGAGACTGTTAGGCAGTAAACAATGTCTTGAGGAGATCtcctgaggacagaggaggTGATATATTGAGGGCACATGGGAGCAGCAGTCTAATATTTGACTGCAGAGTGATAAGTCACAGTTCTGTCACCATGCCAAGCCAGCACTGCAGAGCTGGAGCCTCTGCTGATGCTCCTGTCAGCCTGTgtcaaagtgtttttgtgtgcatgcatgagtgtgtgtgtgtgtgtgtgtgtgtgtgtgtgtgtgtgtgtgtgtgtgtgaagaggaGAGGCTGAGAGGTGAGACAGCTGCTGAATAATGGACGCTGCACTGTCACTGCAGTAAGGTGAACCATTTCAgctgacaaaacacacattacctGATTGCACACGTCGAGCACCAGGGACTGGCTCTCATCATATTTCTGAACTTTACAGGAATTCCTACAAAACAAGCACATGATGACAACACACGTGTCAGAATACACAGACCCAAAAGTAGAGATCCTTAAAAAGTTTAACTTATCTTCCTCCTGTTCGTAcaaccacagagatgcaaacATTTCTATGCCCTTTGAGCTGATTGCATTGGCCCACAATACAGCTACATACTATAGCTAGTATAGTTAGTACAATAAATCTAGGGCTGCTCAACTTCTGAAGGGATCACAAGATGGGACAAATTAACTTGATGATGTATGGCCTTGTGAGTTGAGGTGAAACCTTCACATGCTCCGTCAACAGTCAGTTCTGGCACAGCACATGCCACAATGAGAGTAAAATGGGAAGCCGGCATGCACGAAAGAAAGAGAGCGTCGAGAGTGGGAGTACTtacaacagaaaacagagaaacttGGCCTGTTCAGATGTCCTGGAGCTAATAGAAGTGGACGAAAGCAGAGGTTGGAGAGGGGTTGCGTAACAGACaagaggaaggaaggatgaAGGATGAAGGAGAAATTGATTAAGGGAATGGAGAACAGATCAGGGAGGAGGAGACAAAGGAGAGCGTGTGAGTGACTGAAGGTGCTCAGCTCAGCATGTTAGATCGTTTAAAGGTTGTGCATAAACACGAGATGCCGACAGACCTGGAGAAGCTGAAATTAGTCCAAACCCCTGCTGCTATAAGCACTTTTAACAGCCTATATATAACCTGTGGGAATTGCATCAATGGCCAGTATGCAGTGATAAGTGTTTGCCATGTGTTCAAAGCTTTGTTTGGTGGGTATCCAACCACGAGAGGATGTAAATGCTAACACATCCTGCCAAATACAGAGCAAGCTCAGTGGGGTGAAagtataaattaaataaactgaaatcTGAATTTGTGTTGTTGGTGATAATGTTAAAACCTCAAAATTGCAAACTCCTGAGGCAAGGAAGACAGTAGACTTACGTGATTGTCCTTTCTTTGCTCTTCTTGGGGATCTGCCTCACTTTCTTCTCCCCAGCTGGCAGCCCTGCTTTCTGTTTGCCTCcgtcttttacttttttctccgGCTGAGGGGCACTACTAGGGGCACTACTGGGTGAGTCCTCCATGCCCAAGGTTTTGGAAGGTTTAAAAGGGTCCACAGAGTCATCGAAACTGTCTGGATCAAAACTGTAGGAGCCCTTAGGGAGCACTGGAGAGCTGCTCACCTTGCTATTGCTACCAAACGGATTGAAGTTCGGGTCGTCCCACTGATTGGGATCAAAGTTATATGTTCCCGACTTAGGAATAGGAATATCGTCAATGTTCAGAGGTGCAGTAGAGTCTGTGACTGGCAAAGCAGTTTCTGGAAGAGGATCTGAAACTGGTTCTGATGCTGGTTGAGAATCCGTTTCTGACACTGTGGGTTCTGGTGCTGGTTTGCAGGAAGCCGCTGATCCTTTGGCCTTTTGCTTCTTCGCTGCAAGTTTGCTAGTTGTCTTTTTACCACCTAATTTCCTTGGGGGTGGCTTGCTGACTGTCCCCTCGTCCAGACTGAACTCCAGCATCACAGGCTTCGCCTCTGACAATGGCTCCatcacctctgcttctgctggagctgctgaaCTGGCCTCACACATGGGCATGGAGCTACCAAGTGGCTCAAGTCTGGGGAGAGAGCTTGCCCCAAATGGTGGGGGAGAGTTCTGGATTTTGGATCCACCGCTCATGAAGGGGTTAAAGCTGTCATCCAGCTGATCAGGGTCAAAATTGTAAGTGGCCTTGGGTACAGGAAGTTCTTGTTCCTCATTTGTTTGGGCAAGCTCATTCAGCGAGGCTTCCACCTTTAGGGGTGGAGGCTTAGACTTGCTGGTTTTAGTGTTTTGAGGAGGCTTTGTCTGGTTGAGGCCATTGCACTGTGGTTCTGGTTTCTGCTCAGGGGGCTCTGGAACTGGGCTGACTGCAGGTTCACTGATATGAACTGAGTCTGGTTGTGGAGCAGGAGCTGAAACTGGAGCAGGAGTAGGATCAGAAGCTTCAGCAGGAGCAAAAGCCTCAACAGGAACAGAAGCTTCAACAGGAGCAGAAGTTTCAGCAGGATCAGGGGGAGGAGCTGGAGTTGGAGCTGGAGCAGGAGCAGAAGCAGGGGCTGTGTCTGAGGCCAACTCCGGGACAGGATCTGAAACTAGGACGGGGACTGGGGCTTGGGGTGGCTCAGAAGGTGTTGCTGTGCATTCAACTTCTTCAGGCGCTTCCCTCACTGAGGATGAAGCAGGGACAGGCACAGAGTTCAAGGCTTCTGTATGATTCTCTGTTTGTTCTGCTTCCAGGGTCTGGATGTTTACTTCCAACGGGCCACCCACGGCGGCCGCAGGCTCATCCTGACCCATGTTGTGGCGGAGTAAAATATCCTGATCCCAAACAGGTGCAGTCACTATCAGCTGCTCCTCCTGATCCAcat
Coding sequences within:
- the tacc1 gene encoding transforming acidic coiled-coil-containing protein 1 isoform X1, giving the protein MSWLSPVSWAKWTWTAVRGGEEDEEGQEANEEREQHGERGEEEEEERSQGCSSDSEGHFDTPEAATPVRAPPTFPGELENNNTDADKTDVDQEEQLIVTAPVWDQDILLRHNMGQDEPAAAVGGPLEVNIQTLEAEQTENHTEALNSVPVPASSSVREAPEEVECTATPSEPPQAPVPVLVSDPVPELASDTAPASAPAPAPTPAPPPDPAETSAPVEASVPVEAFAPAEASDPTPAPVSAPAPQPDSVHISEPAVSPVPEPPEQKPEPQCNGLNQTKPPQNTKTSKSKPPPLKVEASLNELAQTNEEQELPVPKATYNFDPDQLDDSFNPFMSGGSKIQNSPPPFGASSLPRLEPLGSSMPMCEASSAAPAEAEVMEPLSEAKPVMLEFSLDEGTVSKPPPRKLGGKKTTSKLAAKKQKAKGSAASCKPAPEPTVSETDSQPASEPVSDPLPETALPVTDSTAPLNIDDIPIPKSGTYNFDPNQWDDPNFNPFGSNSKVSSSPVLPKGSYSFDPDSFDDSVDPFKPSKTLGMEDSPSSAPSSAPQPEKKVKDGGKQKAGLPAGEKKVRQIPKKSKERTITSRTSEQAKFLCFLLNSCKVQKYDESQSLVLDVCNQEEDEVVAQTPEITQRVHHATDEEKLASTGIMGQTTDSQEDKGEPECIKAPVKKQPVNDVSVMEGPETKIADHLEEKDTCSLKEDISEISMTPTTKMTSSEVTDTAALSQDNIPLSEMDKAAVLTLIREEIITKEIEVNEWKRKYEESRAEVVEMRKIVAEYEKTVAQMIEDEQQQKSLSCTKSVRQLTMERDQAIADLNSVERSFADLFRRYENMKGVLEGFKKNEEVLKKCAQDYLMRIKQEEQRYQTLKLHAEEKLDKANEDIAQVRAKANAESVALSASLRKEQMKVESLERAVLQKNQEIEELTKICDELIAKLGTE
- the tacc1 gene encoding transforming acidic coiled-coil-containing protein 1 isoform X2 encodes the protein MSWLSPVSWAKWTWTAVRGGEEDEEGQEANEEREQHGERGEEEEEERSQGCSSDSEGHFDTPEAATPVRAPPTFPGELENNNTDADKTDVDQEEQLIVTAPVWDQDILLRHNMGQDEPAAAVGGPLEVNIQTLEAEQTENHTEALNSVPVPASSSVREAPEEVECTATPSEPPQAPVPVLVSDPVPELASDTAPASAPAPAPTPAPPPDPAETSAPVEASVPVEAFAPAEASDPTPAPVSAPAPQPDSVHISEPAVSPVPEPPEQKPEPQCNGLNQTKPPQNTKTSKSKPPPLKVEASLNELAQTNEEQELPVPKATYNFDPDQLDDSFNPFMSGGSKIQNSPPPFGASSLPRLEPLGSSMPMCEASSAAPAEAEVMEPLSEAKPVMLEFSLDEGTVSKPPPRKLGGKKTTSKLAAKKQKAKGSAASCKPAPEPTVSETDSQPASEPVSDPLPETALPVTDSTAPLNIDDIPIPKSGTYNFDPNQWDDPNFNPFGSNSKVSSSPVLPKGSYSFDPDSFDDSVDPFKPSKTLGMEDSPSSAPSSAPQPEKKVKDGGKQKAGLPAGEKKVRQIPKKSKERTITNSCKVQKYDESQSLVLDVCNQEEDEVVAQTPEITQRVHHATDEEKLASTGIMGQTTDSQEDKGEPECIKAPVKKQPVNDVSVMEGPETKIADHLEEKDTCSLKEDISEISMTPTTKMTSSEVTDTAALSQDNIPLSEMDKAAVLTLIREEIITKEIEVNEWKRKYEESRAEVVEMRKIVAEYEKTVAQMIEDEQQQKSLSCTKSVRQLTMERDQAIADLNSVERSFADLFRRYENMKGVLEGFKKNEEVLKKCAQDYLMRIKQEEQRYQTLKLHAEEKLDKANEDIAQVRAKANAESVALSASLRKEQMKVESLERAVLQKNQEIEELTKICDELIAKLGTE
- the tacc1 gene encoding transforming acidic coiled-coil-containing protein 1 isoform X3 is translated as MGGTVSQRKGSKQASLRSHSNSVPSDSEGHFDTPEAATPVRAPPTFPGELENNNTDADKTDVDQEEQLIVTAPVWDQDILLRHNMGQDEPAAAVGGPLEVNIQTLEAEQTENHTEALNSVPVPASSSVREAPEEVECTATPSEPPQAPVPVLVSDPVPELASDTAPASAPAPAPTPAPPPDPAETSAPVEASVPVEAFAPAEASDPTPAPVSAPAPQPDSVHISEPAVSPVPEPPEQKPEPQCNGLNQTKPPQNTKTSKSKPPPLKVEASLNELAQTNEEQELPVPKATYNFDPDQLDDSFNPFMSGGSKIQNSPPPFGASSLPRLEPLGSSMPMCEASSAAPAEAEVMEPLSEAKPVMLEFSLDEGTVSKPPPRKLGGKKTTSKLAAKKQKAKGSAASCKPAPEPTVSETDSQPASEPVSDPLPETALPVTDSTAPLNIDDIPIPKSGTYNFDPNQWDDPNFNPFGSNSKVSSSPVLPKGSYSFDPDSFDDSVDPFKPSKTLGMEDSPSSAPSSAPQPEKKVKDGGKQKAGLPAGEKKVRQIPKKSKERTITSRTSEQAKFLCFLLNSCKVQKYDESQSLVLDVCNQEEDEVVAQTPEITQRVHHATDEEKLASTGIMGQTTDSQEDKGEPECIKAPVKKQPVNDVSVMEGPETKIADHLEEKDTCSLKEDISEISMTPTTKMTSSEVTDTAALSQDNIPLSEMDKAAVLTLIREEIITKEIEVNEWKRKYEESRAEVVEMRKIVAEYEKTVAQMIEDEQQQKSLSCTKSVRQLTMERDQAIADLNSVERSFADLFRRYENMKGVLEGFKKNEEVLKKCAQDYLMRIKQEEQRYQTLKLHAEEKLDKANEDIAQVRAKANAESVALSASLRKEQMKVESLERAVLQKNQEIEELTKICDELIAKLGTE
- the tacc1 gene encoding transforming acidic coiled-coil-containing protein 1 isoform X4; protein product: MGQDEPAAAVGGPLEVNIQTLEAEQTENHTEALNSVPVPASSSVREAPEEVECTATPSEPPQAPVPVLVSDPVPELASDTAPASAPAPAPTPAPPPDPAETSAPVEASVPVEAFAPAEASDPTPAPVSAPAPQPDSVHISEPAVSPVPEPPEQKPEPQCNGLNQTKPPQNTKTSKSKPPPLKVEASLNELAQTNEEQELPVPKATYNFDPDQLDDSFNPFMSGGSKIQNSPPPFGASSLPRLEPLGSSMPMCEASSAAPAEAEVMEPLSEAKPVMLEFSLDEGTVSKPPPRKLGGKKTTSKLAAKKQKAKGSAASCKPAPEPTVSETDSQPASEPVSDPLPETALPVTDSTAPLNIDDIPIPKSGTYNFDPNQWDDPNFNPFGSNSKVSSSPVLPKGSYSFDPDSFDDSVDPFKPSKTLGMEDSPSSAPSSAPQPEKKVKDGGKQKAGLPAGEKKVRQIPKKSKERTITSRTSEQAKFLCFLLNSCKVQKYDESQSLVLDVCNQEEDEVVAQTPEITQRVHHATDEEKLASTGIMGQTTDSQEDKGEPECIKAPVKKQPVNDVSVMEGPETKIADHLEEKDTCSLKEDISEISMTPTTKMTSSEVTDTAALSQDNIPLSEMDKAAVLTLIREEIITKEIEVNEWKRKYEESRAEVVEMRKIVAEYEKTVAQMIEDEQQQKSLSCTKSVRQLTMERDQAIADLNSVERSFADLFRRYENMKGVLEGFKKNEEVLKKCAQDYLMRIKQEEQRYQTLKLHAEEKLDKANEDIAQVRAKANAESVALSASLRKEQMKVESLERAVLQKNQEIEELTKICDELIAKLGTE